Proteins co-encoded in one Sporosarcina sp. FSL K6-1522 genomic window:
- the nikC gene encoding nickel transporter permease has protein sequence MSELAPKADQVAKAKADKVNGPWREAWNGFKKSKVAVVGAGIVIFFILLAIFGPLIAKEGINDQMLPDRLQPPSAEYWLGTDDFGRDILSRIIHGARISLWVGFFSVIGSVVIGSTLGIIAGYYGRWVDTVISRIFDIMLAFPSILLAIAIVSVLGPSLQNALIAIAIINVPNFGRLIRSKVLSIKEDEYITAAKGIGMRDARILFSHILPNSMAPVIVQGTLAIATAILEAAALGFLGLGAQAPMPEWGKMLADSKDYLQTAPWTMFFPGLAIMLTVLGFNLMGDGLRDALDPKMKS, from the coding sequence ATGTCTGAACTTGCACCGAAAGCCGATCAAGTTGCGAAAGCCAAAGCCGATAAAGTAAATGGACCTTGGCGTGAAGCATGGAACGGTTTTAAGAAAAGTAAAGTGGCCGTTGTTGGAGCAGGTATTGTCATTTTCTTTATACTACTAGCTATCTTCGGACCGCTCATCGCTAAAGAGGGCATTAATGATCAAATGTTGCCCGATCGCCTTCAGCCCCCTTCTGCGGAATATTGGTTGGGAACGGATGACTTTGGTCGAGATATTCTATCGAGAATTATCCATGGTGCTCGTATTTCACTGTGGGTAGGTTTCTTTTCAGTCATTGGATCGGTCGTTATTGGGAGTACGCTTGGGATTATAGCTGGCTATTATGGTCGATGGGTAGATACGGTTATTTCTCGTATTTTCGATATTATGCTGGCGTTTCCATCGATTTTGCTGGCGATTGCGATTGTATCTGTATTGGGACCAAGTTTGCAAAATGCGTTAATCGCCATTGCGATTATTAACGTGCCAAACTTCGGAAGGCTCATTCGATCGAAGGTGCTCAGTATTAAAGAAGATGAGTATATTACCGCGGCAAAAGGGATTGGTATGCGGGACGCCCGTATTCTGTTTTCGCATATTTTGCCGAACTCGATGGCGCCAGTTATTGTACAAGGGACGCTGGCGATTGCGACGGCAATTCTTGAAGCGGCTGCACTTGGCTTCCTCGGTTTAGGTGCACAAGCGCCAATGCCGGAGTGGGGGAAAATGCTAGCGGATTCAAAAGACTATTTGCAAACGGCTCCGTGGACGATGTTCTTCCCAGGATTGGCGATTATGTTAACTGTGCTTGGGTTTAACCTTATGGGTGATGGCCTACGTGATGCACTTGATCCGAAAATGAAAAGCTAA